A single region of the Plasmodium malariae genome assembly, chromosome: 7 genome encodes:
- the PmUG01_07021700 gene encoding Ran-binding protein, putative: protein MKMIESELQQLQVLCEAMYCGNKEEQNQAHTILLPLVNNVGNVSKLKNILGSTNHVHTLIFTTSGLLQLITNEWNKIEQNEKDELKEFVISYLYNKGVDLLNLSSNILGNFVRLYVRIVKLSWLENTNYTMITKQVEYFLNSVTSHWIMGLYIYAALIEDMHPQCGVNSAKSRRCAISFRDYVLKDIFKVGIETLEEFVKGSIRIELRIEENRLLIKVLELIYNSLSFDFMGTMINDESSDENISLMIPQSWDIFNEKNIPKLFFDMYEICMSEEEDIRNCCGKYCLRSLILLGSLRKTFFSSEKQKVRYMNEFLGGINKIIEKKIGLHDEDCFHELCRLIGKIDTSIRLQELSTYSNFLSWCHNIYLFTMDGMKNWKYLCNSKHYLLGIWSNMLNIIPAKVIKEINSRTDEKELLRDVRSNKNIFLKKNPISNSFNSNDIDNKYLIICDYIYDISIIFINTRLELAKYICEKGDNCEMENPLYNDVLRSEQLELISNLSKLQYNFIGTKLLSIFYELKNNHENNLISKSIFIEQTTWLVFIIASIISSSAISNMKSANCDNFKINSELCFLVFSLMEQTNKSPEVFEYLEFAYLNCLELFKKVYISGKKNNNFLKEMRSVALRIISSSNGTNDHSSSQISNINNFGGSSNDNSSSNNNNNTSSNSNLPFPSATNANNSLTTNILNNSLNNFSTPSLITNQNDEENNDPLIDLIISKILFNLNNRVDYEQIIKRSLDLFHDLVSGMNIVCLEDKTPKLIVFARLLLKNEKILNLLHNRNSKFLEIAKYYKYRTNYYLILTKLLFMEQNLVSSSFEKYISPINILLECIKREISVNGKDIILKNNEIKLSFIGALRDLRGICMACNNVETYNMFFNFFINSYPLEDNQMNILTSLVDVIWDTYEICIPFLKFMCEFVYNKSQRITFPKSSPNGILLFKVVSNILIIISNNLLQKEKFVDIYKEKYKIISLLLNMFNNCLNGDFVNFAIFDLYNDDILNNSLNLALNMCLVIPTNDLLSYIKHLKPYFSFLDLVTKNFFQRILNLEFQLIADIIHNVKEGLCSFDYTVSMTCCSILDNIVTYIFTNRKSSTEQGQIIKNFLESQPQAFKEVLNLMFHLILGGDFGSTWSMSQPLLGLILLDAQGYFKIQEQLISQQSEEKKQKLRHSFCKLMDHIESNLSPNNRVKNSSYENFTRNLYTFAQEIRNILI, encoded by the exons atgaaaatgattGAATCCGAGTTGCAGCAACTGCAAGTTCTTTGTGAAGCTATGTATTG CGGTAACAAAGAAGAGCAGAATCAGGCCCATACAATTTTGCTACCCTTAGTGAATAATGTAGGTAATGtgagtaaattaaaaaatatactaggAAGCACAAATCATGTTCATACGTTAATATTTACAACATCTGGGCTACTTCAATTAATAACAAACGAATGGAATAAAATTGAACAGAATGAAAAAGatgaattaaaagaatttgtaatatcgtatttatataataaaggagtcgatttattaaatttgtcATCAAATATATTAGGAAATTTTGTAAGATTATATGTGCGTATAGTAAAATTATCATGGTTAGAAAATACGAATTATACCATGATAACCAAACAagtagaatattttttaaattcagtGACAAGTCACTGGATTATGGGtctctatatatatgctGCATTAATTGAAGATATGCACCCACAGTGTGGTGTGAATTCAGCAAAAAGTCGTAGATGTGCAATATCATTTAGAGattatgttttaaaagatatatttaaagtcGGAATTGAAACATTAGAAGAATTTGTAAAAGGTAGTATAAGAATAGAATTAAGAATAGAAGAAAATAGGTTATTAATTAAAGTTttagaattaatatataatagtttatCATTTGATTTTATGGGAACGATGATAAATGATGAAAGTTCAgatgaaaatatttctttaatgaTTCCTCAGTCTTGggatatatttaatgaaaagaatattcccaaattattttttgatatgtATGAAATATGTATGTCTGAAGAAGAAGATATACGAAATTGTTGTGGTAAATATTGTTTAAGATCTCTGATATTGTTAGGTAGTTTAaggaaaacatttttttctagTGAAAAGCAGAAAGTACGGTATATGAATGAATTTTTAGGtggaattaataaaattattgaaaaaaaaattggctTGCATGATGAAGATTGTTTTCATGAACTGTGCAGGCTAATTGGAAAAATCGATACAAGTATCCGATTACAGGAATTAAGCACTTATTCGAATTTTCTTTCTTGGtgtcataatatatatttatttacaatggatggaatgaaaaattggaaatatttatgtaatagtAAACATTACTTATTAGGTATATGGAGTAAcatgttaaatataattccTGCTAAAGTTATAAAAGAAATCAATAGTAGGACAGATGAAAAAGAATTACTTAGAGATGTTAGgagcaataaaaatatttttttaaaaaaaaatccaaTTTCTAATAGTTTTAATTCAAACGATATTGAcaacaaatatttaattatttgtgattacatatatgatataagtattatttttataaatactagATTAGAACTAGCcaagtatatatgtgaaaAAGGGGATAATTGTGAAATGGAAAATCCTTTGTATAATGATGTGTTAAGAAGTGAACAATTAGAATTAATATCTAATTTGTCCAAACTAcagtataattttattggtacaaaattattatcaatcttttatgaattaaaaaataatcatgaaaataatcttattagtaaatctatatttatagaaCAAACTACTTGGctagtttttattattgcatCCATTATTTCAAGTAGCGCTATTTCAAATATGAAAAGTGCAAATTGTGataatttcaaaataaattcaGAATTATGTTTTCtagttttttcattaatgGAACAAACCAATAAATCACCTGAagtttttgaatatttagaATTTGCTTATTTAAACTGTTTAgaactatttaaaaaagtttatattagtgggaaaaaaaataataattttttaaaagaaatgagATCAGTTGCACTAAGAATTATATCGTCCTCTAATGGTACCAATGACCACTCGTCATCACAAATATCCAACATTAACAACTTTGGAGGAAGTAGTAATGacaatagtagtagtaataataataataataccaGTAGTAACAGTAATTTGCCCTTTCCATCAGCAACGAATGCAAATAATTCATTAACAACGaacatattaaataacagcttgaataatttttccaCCCCCTCCTTAATTACTAATCAAaatgatgaagaaaataatgacCCATTAATAGATTTGattataagtaaaatattatttaacttAAATAATAGAGTAGATTATgaacaaattattaaaagaagtTTAGATTTATTTCATGATTTAGTGTCTGGAATGAATATTGTATGTTTAGAGGATAAGACACCGAAATTAATTGTCTTTGCAAGGCTTctgttaaaaaatgaaaaaatattaaatttattacataacaGAAATAGTAAGTTTTTGGAAATTgctaaatattataaatatagaactaattattatttaatattaaccAAGTTATTATTCATGGAACAGAATCTTGTTTCATCTTCTTTTGAAAAATACATTTCAccaattaatattttgttagaATGTATTAAGAGAGAAATTAGTGTAAATGGAAAAgatatcattttaaaaaataatgaaattaaacTATCATTTATAGGTGCCTTACGAGATTTAAGAGGAATATGCATGGCATGTAATAATGTAGAAACGTATAacatgttttttaatttttttataaatagttATCCATTAGAAGATAatcaaatgaatatattaacttCGCTTGTTGATGTTATATGGGATACATATGAAATATGTATTccttttcttaaatttatgTGTGAATTTGTTTATAACAAATCACAAAGAATAACTTTTCCTAAATCATCTCCTAAtggaatattattatttaaagtaGTTTCtaatatacttattattatttcgaacaatttattacaaaaagaaaaattcgttgatatatataaagagaaatataaaataatttctcttttattgaatatgtttaataattgtttaaatggtgattttgttaattttgcaatttttgatttatataatgaCGATATATTAAACAACTCGTTAAACTTGGCTTTAAATATGTGTTTAGTTATTCCTACAAACGATTTGTTATCGTATATAAAGCACTTAAAaccatatttttctttccttgATTTAGTTACAAAAAACTTTTTTCAAAGAATATTAAATCTTGAATTCCAACTTATAGCTGATATTATTCATAACGTAAAGGAAGGTTTATGCTCCTTTGATTACACTGTATCGATGACTTGTTGTTCTATTCTGGATAATATTGTTACTTATATTTTCACAAATAGGAAGAGTTCTACCGAACAGGGACAG ATAATCAAAAACTTTTTGGAAAGCCAACCACAAGCCTTTAAAGAGGTGTTAAATTTGATGTTTCATCTAATATTGGGAg gAGATTTTGGTAGCACATGGAGTATGTCTCAACCCTTATTGGGGTTAATACTATTGGATGCACAGGGTTATTTCAAAATCCAAGAACAGCTGATTTCTCAACAAAGCgaagaaaaaaagcaaaa ATTAAGGCATAGCTTTTGCAAATTAATGGATCATATTGAATCAAATCTGTCCCCTAATAACAGAGTAAAAAATagttcatat GAAAATTTCACGAGAAATTTGTACACATTTGCTCAAGAAATAagaaacattttaatttaa
- the SET4 gene encoding SET domain protein, putative: MSKLSKIFENKNEIGFCSCVIKLQEKAVEENKCNDKKKKKKKFRIWVDYFKDIVKDDLKGLNTPKLLDLKNNIELPRTVLKNKHSDVLLYNPFDFDFGNIKEKKKYISLKNKPNVSFLCKEKKKKLTFDDLVWNSKLKKYVFSQESKYDKNGKNMKDMHIDNCGLFEKRNKSCTGFYNSKEAVSTQGNMQLLQSKQIYLKGGYKRGGLGLKLSVGEYHKGGLSKYVGTQAQTQTEAHEIKCSSAPSSYIMGLQDSKIKENSKFKKENKNYGKEFNRGSMDVTSKVFCNNIDETAENIKKAILSESAKLKNEIMEQKHDNILMIQDEKSCRVKIVANKKIEIGQVIFIEECLLETSILINDLWDTYNILNDDQKKNLDHISQLMNMGKNSGKRKDNKYILRGNSEKINNTYHSMNDDSLYSNIQNDHGRKNSSTHKIFEEEISQNRSFKWDGYQYEERKNTIDLKNNIFINNLMKFEAFTDILKNSFISPSDKSKIMLFKNGSFLNHSCFPNACYSFIEKNKICFLAMRTINMYDEITISITNELYASIEYRKRKLNEVKNFFCTCNRCLQIIDEESNILCSVCKYSYVSRKINQKYVASMKKINEKGVEDTLYECGQLKHETNSGHVNLNDVITNLCDSNDHSNDSSFLCILDCPQKAEHSSDYLADRRNKNTQVRCNANGVWVHSEDRGHVCSSVGRGTATRAACCNKCKDKIRSCAVSQNENYNGEISEDFIRPSEPYQSENENKLVSNSNNSYNNNNNNNGNKSYSINNNSHSNSNNSHSNSNNSHSNSNNSHSNSNNSHSNSYKRELKWVPGMPPAEYSAFLRNQQIDHLQKFMFKDIHKAQKVHNLKCKQGRECYVNHNKKKKTYLTSLLPSYEMNNEKTQPKDIVYSNILCNCLHMQLPIGDTNFERKVSMPTKSKRSNDMIKTDVCLENNGMDKELLKILNFEKSINLDNNLVHLLSIKKEGEKKVGYCKFHNSGEWICDTCNDAIPECAIPLDSENYFIMEYKIVKEKISSNKFYFESIINKIEKTLLYIVAILGEKHWLYAAFNYLVADLCFSYYYNSISNNSNNRNKINSLKKEYLLKSFNSFNIFLYFIQIKCPHSIHTDLVPLVLKFLIICIYTCNYKTYYNFTRSGFLELIKQKYGSWDITYLSLLYSFKICYQEINNTISARRDILLMLAGMAKTNMLQCHV; the protein is encoded by the coding sequence atgtctaaattaagtaaaatatttgaaaataagaATGAAATAGGCTTTTGTTCTTGTGTGATAAAACTGCAAGAAAAAGCTGTTGAAGAAAATAAGTgtaatgacaaaaaaaaaaagaaaaaaaagtttagaATATGGGTAGATTACTTTAAAGATATAGTAAAAGATGATTTGAAAGGACTGAATACTCCTAAGCTTttagatttaaaaaataacatagaGTTACCCAGGACTGTGTTAAAGAACAAGCATTCTGATGTCCTTCTATATAATCCTTTTGATTTTGATTTTGGAaatattaaggaaaaaaaaaaatatatttctttgaaaaataaaCCAAATGTTTCATTTCTCtgtaaggaaaaaaaaaaaaagttaactTTCGACGATTTGGTATGGAatagtaaattaaaaaaatatgttttttcacAAGAGTCAAAATATGacaaaaatggtaaaaatatgAAGGATATGCATATAGACAACTGCGGGTTGTTtgaaaagagaaataaatcCTGTACAGGATTTTATAATAGCAAAGAAGCAGTAAGTACCCAAGGGAATATGCAGTTATTGCAATCAAAACAGATTTATTTGAAGGGTGGTTATAAACGCGGGGGTTTGGGCCTAAAACTGAGTGTAGGGGAATATCATAAGGGGGGTTTAAGCAAATACGTAGGGACGCAAGCACAAACACAAACAGAAGCCCACGAAATCAAATGCTCAAGCGCACCTTCCTCCTACATAATGGGCTTACAAGatagcaaaataaaagaaaatagcaagtttaaaaaagagaataaaaaCTATGGAAAAGAATTTAATAGAGGTAGTATGGATGTCACTTCAAAGGTTTTCTGCAATAATATAGACGAGACAgcagaaaatataaaaaaagcaatTTTATCTGAATCTGCTAAActcaaaaatgaaataatggAACAAAAGCATGATAACATTTTAATGATACAAGATGAAAAAAGTTGTAGAGTTAAAATAGTtgctaataaaaaaattgaaataggACAAGTAATTTTCATTGAAGAATGCTTACTGGAAACGTCAATTTTGATAAATGATTTATGGGATACATACAACATTTTAAATGATGATCAGAAGAAAAATTTAGATCACATCAGCCAACTTATGAATATGGGAAAAAACAGtgggaaaagaaaagataacaaatatattttaagaggAAATAGCGAAAAAATCAACAATACTTATCACAGTATGAATGATGATAGCCTCTATAGCAACATACAAAATGATCATGGTAGAAAAAATAGTTCaacacataaaatatttgaagaAGAAATTTCACAAAATAGGTCATTCAAATGGGATGGGTATCAATATGAGGAAAGGAAAAATACTatagatttaaaaaataatatatttattaataaccTAATGAAATTCGAAGCATTCACTGATATACTTAagaattcttttatttctccTAGCgataaaagcaaaataatgctttttaaaaatggcTCCTTCTTAAATCACAGTTGTTTCCCAAATGCATGTTACAgttttatagaaaaaaataaaatatgttttttagcAATGAGaacaataaatatgtatgatGAGATTACTATATCAATAACGAACGAGCTCTATGCTTCAATTGAATACaggaaaaggaaattaaatgaagttaaaaactttttttgcACATGCAATCGGTGTTTGCAAATAATAGACGAAgaaagtaatattttatgttctGTGTGCAAATATTCTTATGTTAGTCGAAAAATTAATCAAAAGTATGTAGCatcaatgaaaaaaattaatgaaaaagggGTAGAAGACACTTTATATGAATGTGGACAGCTGAAACATGAAACAAACAGTGGACATGTTAACTTAAATGATGTAATTACCAATTTGTGCGATTCAAATGACCATTCAAATGATTCATCTTTTCTGTGCATATTAGATTGTCCCCAAAAAGCAGAACATTCAAGTGATTACTTAGCAGATAGaaggaataaaaatacgCAGGTGCGCTGTAATGCGAATGGTGTATGGGTCCACTCAGAGGACCGCGGACATGTATGTTCATCTGTAGGTAGAGGCACTGCTACTCGTGCGGCATGCTGCAACAAGTGCAAAGACAAAATTCGTAGTTGCGCAGTGagtcaaaatgaaaattataatggGGAAATTAGTGAGGACTTCATAAGGCCTAGTGAGCCTTATCAGagtgaaaatgaaaacaaattagtgagtaatagtaataatagttataataataataataataataatggtaataaaagttatagtattaataataatagtcatagtaatagtaacaatagtcatagtaatagtaataatagtcatagtaatagtaataatagtcatagtaatagtaataatagtcaTAGTAATAGTTATAAGAGGGAGTTAAAATGGGTGCCAGGTATGCCTCCTGCAGAATATTCTGCATTCTTAAGAAATCAGCAAATTGATCATCttcaaaaatttatgtttaaaGACATACATAAAGCGCAAAAAGTACATAACTTAAAATGTAAACAAGGTAGGGAATGTTATGTGAaccataataaaaaaaagaaaacataccTTACATCACTTTTACCAAGCTATGAaatgaataatgaaaaaactcAACCAAAAGATATTGTATATAGCAATATATTATGCAACTGCTTACATATGCAACTGCCAATAGGTGATACCAATTTTGAAAGGAAGGTAAGCATGCCTACTAAAAGTAAAAGGTCGAATGATATGATAAAAACTGATGTGTGTTTAGAAAATAATGGAATGGATAAAGaactattaaaaattttaaattttgaaaaaagtattaatttagataataatttagttcatttattaagtataaaaaaggaaggagaaaaaaaagtggGATACTGTAAATTTCATAACAGTGGGGAATGGATATGTGATACATGCAATGACGCAATTCCTGAATGCGCCATACCATTAGACAgtgaaaattatttcataatggaatataaaatagtaaaagagaaaataagcagtaataaattttattttgaatctattataaataaaattgaaaaaacgTTGCTTTATATTGTAGCCATTTTGGGGGAAAAGCACTGGTTATATGCAGCATTTAATTACTTAGTAGCAGACTTATGCTTTTCTTACTACTATAATAGTATTAGTAATAATTCCAACAATAGGAATAAGATTAATTcgttaaaaaaggaatatctATTAAAAAGTTTCAACTCGTTTAACatctttttgtattttattcaaATCAAATGTCCACACTCAATTCACACTGACTTGGTACCGCtagttttaaaatttctaataatatgtatatatacatgtaattaTAAAACTTACTATAATTTCACTAGATCTGGTTTTCTGGAactaattaaacaaaaatacgGTTCATGGGATATAACTTACCTGTCTCTGCTATactcatttaaaatatgctaTCAAGAAATTAACAATACCATATCCGCAAGAAGGGATATCCTTTTAATGCTAGCTGGAATGGCCAAGACCAATATGCTACAATGCCATGTTTAG